TAATTTGCacgaatatttaaaataacaatttaaaattatcaagTACTTAATTGCTTCCAAACATATGTACAATGAATACTGGCCATCATTCGGTTTTGCATAAATGTCTATTTCCCTTATTTCACATTTCCCGATGGAAAAGAAGTAATTCAGAAATTCTGAATTTTGCATTTTCCGCCTGCACTGTGCAGGTCGTTTTGTGGCCATCCACACGTTTAGAGCCGTTTCCTCGTTTGCTGCATTTATTACATTTGTCACATCTTCCGCGTTTACCTCGTTCGCTTCTTTTTCCTTGGCTTGTGGAGGGGGACCTCGTGGCCGAGTAAGCAGAAAACCCCTTGAAAAACGAGCGTAAAAGCGTCTACACAAATAAACAGAGTTTTTCtcttctataattttttccatcAAGCGTAAGATAAAACAGTAAAATTGATTCGTCCCTTCTTCTGTTATATTGTATGGATAGCGCAAGAGTGAAGtagccttttttttttttttttttttttttttttttcttccgtTTCGCCTTTATCCTCCTTTCGCTGAtgcttttgtttttgtttttcctctGAACTAAACAGTGAGTGGAAATAAGATAATGCATTTTTGAAACCCtgaatttttgaaaaaaaaattggcaATTTGTGGTATTTTATATTGTCATAATTGTGAGCACATGATGATACATTCGTTTGATTGGAAAAAATGACAAAtttgtatttcttttctgtttcttttcctttttctgaTAATTTAACAAGAGCTGTTAACACCCTCTCGTTGTAAACCAAATTATTTACATGTTTACTTTGAACAGTATTAATAAGGGTACCGTCAAAATCGAACGAAGCAATTTTCACGGGCTTAGTTAATAAAAGAGatacaaaattttcaaattgtCCCTTCTTGTTCTTAATGGACAATATATCTTTCGAAAGAGTTTTATGTACTACCTTCTTCAATGTAGTTGTTATCTCTTTTTCTGCTGTTTGAAATAAGCAGCAGTAATAcctattccattttttttcaaatctatgcttttttaaataaaataataattttaaatattttacacaAATAGATCTTTTAAATCTCAAAGGGGGAAGCAAGGTCGTTCGTCCAAGCATGTTTTATCCCTTCAGATTAAAAATGGAGGTCCTGAGTTTTGGTTATTcgtgtatattatatttattaaagtttgaataaaagaacaaattgTACATGAGTgggtataaatattatatctatCTTAACCTTCTTGTAAAAGATTTCCTTTCTCATTCTGGATGAGAACGGGAAACTTGGACATGGAAACAATGCATGGCTCTAggcaaacatacatacaggCGTTACTGCATATATGCCTACATTCGTATGTgcctacatatatacatcatacatacatacatacattcatacatacatacatatatacattcatacatacatacatatatacatacattcatacatacattcatacatacatacattcatacatacatacatacatacatacatacatacatacatacattcatacatacatacatacatacatacaagtaTGTGTAGCTAACTGcactttataattttttgcatCGACTTTTATGTTCATCATTCAGCATTTCACCATCAGCACTTCATATtaccatttttctttttctttcaaaGACGCCAAAAGTAATGATCCCTTCACAAAGGAGTCTTCACTACTAGTGGTAGTTACCAAGGCAGCGATAAAAAGAAAGggatataattaaatgaagaaaaaaaatcaaaaaaaaaaaaaaaaaataagaaagatCTAATAACGCTCATCACTAGGCTGTGTTTTTTCCACCATACGTACAAACACATACCTAAATGGTATAATGTAcgagtatatacatatagaagtatatgcttatatgtaCCTTCACAAATTCATTTTTCCCTtaacaaacaaatataagAACAGTTGAACGTTGTACTATGTAATGATCTTATATCTCTTTAACAATATATGCGCAAAAAGGGCAAgcttaatattttcatgcTTGCcttcttcatttatatattatatgaacatGCCTCTCTTCTCTTATTGGATGCATGCACATTAGTGCGCCCAAAAAATATGAGTCATTTTCGCgttaaacagaaaaaaaaaaaaaaaaaaaaaaagtgggGTGAGAACAAGCAAAGAagtgataaaataaataagtatcAAGATAAGCAAGTGACGAAGAAACGAATTCAATGCGCGATCAACTAACAGTGCCtcttaaaaaacaaatgcataaaaaatatgctcAGTGTTCATATGTAAGCCAAGTTACATGAGTTTTAAACGTGCATTTGTGTATATTGGTAAGCAGGAAGAATTTAAAAAGGTTAAATATACTAACATATGTTTTGTTAGTAGGAGGaggaatatatacataatttgaATTATGTGGAAACTGTCAGTACGTTCTGCACCGTTCAACATGTGAATGCGTCATCCGACACAtccatatacatatatatatatagatatagatacacacacacacacatatatatatatgtatatgcatatacgtgTATGAATTAAATTGCCATTACTATTATAACAGTGGTTTATCGTCTGCCCCCTTCCCTGTTTTACTACAGTATTTCTATGCTTAATGAAAGCAACTGCTGGGTCTTTAGGGAATGGTTTCAGAAATTTAGCTTATAATTGCTTTGTCAGACTTGCTTAcaagaataaattattgacgtaatatgcataaaaagggggaaaaactgtactcatatatatgtatatgtatgttataCTACTGAGAGTGATATTTGTGACAAGTACAGAGAATtcaattcatatataaaggGACTAAACAAAAGGGAACACTCATGTGTGTTTGCTCGTGTTagtttatgtacatataagtatatatacttatttgcGCTTGTTCATTCGTATGCATACAACATACAACATCGCTTACTAAGTCGATGCAATTTTTATGGAAAAATTTATAGACGAGCAGTTAACAACAAACTAACGAAAATGGCGGACGAAGAAGAGAAGGCTCTAGCCTCTGCGGGAAAGGATGAAAATGGAGATTCAATTTTTGGTTTTTCAATtaaaaga
The sequence above is drawn from the Plasmodium malariae genome assembly, chromosome: 5 genome and encodes:
- the PmUG01_05032300 gene encoding phosphatase, putative, which gives rise to MLGRTTLLPPLRFKRSICVKYLKLLFYLKKHRFEKKWNRYYCCLFQTAEKEITTTLKKVVHKTLSKDILSIKNKKGQFENFVSLLLTKPVKIASFDFDGTLINTVQSKHVNNLVYNERVLTALVKLSEKGKETEKKYKFVIFSNQTNVSSCAHNYDNIKYHKLPIFFSKIQGFKNALSYFHSLFSSEEKQKQKHQRKEDKGETEEKKKKKATSLLRYPYNITEEGTNQFYCFILRLMEKIIEEKNSVYLCRRFYARFSRGFLLTRPRGPPPQAKEKEANEVNAEDVTNVINAANEETALNVWMATKRPAQCRRKMQNSEFLNYFFSIGKCEIREIDIYAKPNDGQYSLYICLEAIKYLIILNCYFKYSCKLGIEEINGIENKELQNFFLLGNDIFGINEIRELTKNLKRRYFDINKISLRILDTYTNFLLKRTKAYSNLRETNYDNSNSSSVINFFFNDQMGDDGGVSFAPSIEEKQLLALLNEEKFIQNIIPCLICKNKIMKRLAMHFAGLLFNFEDSFYIGNNVGRPYDKSDVDLKFAQRIGIKNYDDTWFQNFENL